TGCATAATCaccatccatttttttttcttctttttttagagatCTCTCCCTTTTTCGCTCCGCAATTATTCCATGAGAAATCTCAACCGTTGCAAGGATGAAGCCCAGAAGGTTGCCTGCCAGAGTATAATACAAGAGgtgcattttcttcttcttcgcttTTGCTAGTTGCAACCATTTGTAAAAATTGCATTCATTCTATTGTTGTCAGCCTTATGGATGGGCTTGTTATCTGCCAAACGCTTGTTAAAAACCAATGCATACTTGTGCATCAAAATTGTAAAATTAGCAACTTATCATTCCTAGGTGGCAGCAAAAGCAGTTTTCTTTTGCTAAGTGCATATAAGCACTTACATCGCTTATGCCCTAAGGCCATAACAGAGTTGATGTTCTATCCAACTTGTATTGGTGGATATATGGTTAATCAAATTGGATGTTTAATGTTCCAATGATTACAAATGCTGCTATTCACGAGCAAATGACTGATTTCAATTCTGTGTTGAAGTCGGTTCAGTTACTGGGCATCCCGTCGATGCCGGTGTTTCATTTAAATTTCTTTGTTGATTGTGCTACATCATTTGAATGGTTAAAATGTTTGATCTTCTGTAACAtcagtttctttctttcctttgtgtttatttattttcagatCACAAACAAAGCTATTTCTGATGGAACCCTTCTTACTAAGAATTGGGACACTGAGCCGCTGTTCCCATTGCCGGAGAATCTTCTGACCACGCCCGAAACAAGGTCCATGCTTCTCTTCCACTCCCCATCCCCTGCCTAAAATGAACCTGGAAGGCTACAATGTAGAGTTGTTGAGACTTTAAATACATCGGCTAATTCAATTGGGCTTTTGGTACTATGCTGTGGTGCATTGAAGACTTCTATAATGATTACATTTTCCAGATCACACTATTAAGACATATTTGTATTGTCTTGAACTGACACGCTCAAAAATTCCTGCAAACGGAGCAAGTATCAGAGAATCTAGACAGAACTATACCAAAATCTGATGGCCACTAAAAGGGGCTTTGACACTTCCTGAACTTCTATAGGACTTAACActgagagagaaagagaactATACAGTGGAACTGTGGAAGTATCATTGAGTTAAGAATTACCAAAATCAACACTTACTGATTATGAAGCATAATAGGGTATGCTATTAGTCTTATAACGGGATAAACTGAAGGTAATGTGGCTATGTTACAGAATAAAGGTGATTACTGGAAATCATCTCTTTCCTTGACCGTCGAAAGGACCGTCGAAAGGTACCCTTGCAGTATTAATAAACTGACCGCATTGTTTAGGTGATTAATTGAAGGTGACCCATCTAATTTTCTGTCAACATTGCATCCACTAGTTGCACCATATAAAGCTAGTAAATTGTAATTAGGATTCCTTCATTTTACTCGAGAATATTAGGTCTTGTTGCTGTTTCTGTCGTTTACCGAATCTTAGAATTCTGATAgcttgttttctgttttttgttGTCCTGTACAGCAGTGCAAACAATTCAAGCCCCTTGTCAACATCTACCCCTAGAAGACGTTTGAAAAGTAGGTGGGAGCCTGTTCTGGAGGGAAATGTTACTGATAAGGTGGAGCCTGTAGCAAAAGCATTGATGAATGGTAGCACTCAGAGTGTTTTTGTGACCAGTAATAATATGGTAAGAATCGCTTGTTGCTCTTGTAAAAATCTTGTCATCAAACAGTCAACATAAAGGAGGAATGGACTTCCACATTTTATTCCTGACTTTTCATTCTCAAACTATCAGTACTAACATATGCAGTATCACATTATTGTATTTATGCTTTAGTAAAAACTCTCAGAATATTTAGCTAAATGTTTTGCAGGTTAACAATTGGGATGCCGGAAAGTTTCTCCAGTCTCGACATACACCTTTGAATAAAATTACCAAAAGGCCTACCAAGAAGCAAAAGATTGGTAGTTATTCAAGTCCCATGCAAAATGGGAACACTTCAAGTGATAGTGATAAGGAGCAGGGTCTAACCAAATACTACACCAATGCAACTGCATTAGCAAATTCACCAGAGGAAAAGAAGCGTAGGGAGCATAGATCTAAACGGTTTGAGAAGGGTAAGGATTCATCATCAAAATCAAGGAGTTCTGCAGCGAACAAAGATTCTATGGCTCATGTGCGCGCAAGAAGAGCTATTTCAGCTCTTGTAACTAGCAATTATGAAGATGGCGGCAGCCTGGCTGTGGAGGATATGGATTGGGATGCACTGACAGTCAAGGGAACATGTCAGGAAATTGAGAAACGATATCTACGTCTTACATCAGCACCTGATCCTTCCACAGTAATAGCACTCACCAGTTGTCTTCTTAACTCTAAATTGAAAAGCATTGATAGCATCGGTCCATCACTGTTATTTCTAGCTGCTTGTCCATCCTTTCTAGTTGCCTATTTCTCTGAATATGCTCGTTGCAGGTAAGACCAGAACATGTCCTGGAGAAGGCCCTTTCCATGGTTGACACATCTCTCAAAAATTATCTTTACAAGTGTGATCAACTGAAATCTATTCGCCAAGATCTTACAGTTCAGAGAATCCAGAATGAACTGACCGTCAAGGTAGTTTTAAATTCTTCATTGCATTCTGCTGTGTGTACTATACAACAATTCAAGAAATGTACACTGTCTATTTAGTTACTAGATATAAGTTGTAGCACTCGTGCAATTGACTGGAAAATAAAATCTGTTAATGTTGTGCACTGCAGTAGGATAAAAGTTCAGCAATGATAGTGTCTGTAACCTTCATGTGTTTTGAACCTTGGATAACTACCTTGCTGAAGATAGCCAGACGGCGTGCCTGCGTTTGGTTGGATAGACATAGGTTAGATGAGAGAGCAGCTGGAGAGAGTATATTGGTCCTTGTTGCTTGTGTAAAAACTTGCATGATAGACACATATACAATACCTCCTAACTTGACACCCAAGGGGCTGTAAGAATATCTGAATCCATACTTTCCTAATCCATATGAACTGCTCTGAATTACTTTTTCCTATTTCGGTCTCTAAGGCATCTTTCCTAATTCCATCTCTAACCCTGATCCTGATTGAAGTTGTCCTCTTCCTGGACTCTCCTCTAGGCTCTAGCCAACTCCTCCATTAGGCTTCTCTTCTTGCAAATGATTCACTCATCAGCACGTCTTTTTCTGTATTTCTTACCTGCTGGCTGGCCGCAATGCATCTGATGCTGCTTTGATGCAACATACTAATGTCGACAACATCATGTTTCTCATTTCAGGTTTATGAAACTCATGCACGTTTAGCATTGCAAGCTGGTGATCTACCTGAATTTAACCAGGTCTGCTTGTCTCGTCTTTCTCTACATATCAAATCATTGTACGTATGTTCTGCTTGCTAGCCATAGTTATGCAACTTCATAGTGTTAACAGGAAGGCATATAGAAGATAAAGGTCCAAGAAGGTTTTGCATTCCTATCAGTAGCAGTGGCAAGTTTGGTTATACTTTCTAGTTATCAGATTGGGTATAGTGATTGATTTACTCTATCTCTAGCTGTCTCTCTGtccctctgtctctctctcgaATAAGAAGAAAGATTGTTTTTTCTGGTAATGCTACTGGTTCATGAATATTGATTGCCAACGGAACTTGCTGTGGTTTTGTAATGTCTATATTTGTAATCAAAGTATTCACTGTTGCATGAGTGTCCTAGTTCAAATTATTTATACGTGCAACTTTTGCAGTGCCAGTCACAACTAAAGAGGCTATATAGAGAGGGAAACAAGGGTTGTTATTTTGAATTCTCTGCCTACAATTTGCTCTGCGTCATGCTACACTCCAATAATAAACGAGACTTGCTGTCATCAATGGCAAGGTATCATTTTGCAAGTATTAGTGCATTGAAACATATTTTGTTCATAATAAGTGATCTACATTTGATATATTCATTAATTTCAGCTTATCAAAAGAAGCCAAACAAGATGGAGCTGTCAAGCATGCCCTTGCAGTTCATTCTGCTCTTTCCTCAGGCAATTATGTCATATTCTTCAAATTATACAAGCAGGCGCCAAACTTGAATTCTTGCCTCATGGGTAGGGGGCAACCACCTTTGCTGTCACTTCATTGTACTTCTATTTTCGTATGAGGTTTTGATATCTGTTGCTCTCCCCTTCAACAGAACTATATGTGGAGCGGATGCGTTTTGAGGCTATAAAATGCATGTCTAGATCTTATCGCCCAACAGTACCTGTGGTGTATGTTGCACAGATTTTGGGATTTCTCAGGATTGATACTGATGGCTCTGTACTGAATGGGGATGACAGATCAGATGAATGCGAAATATGGTTAAAGGCGCATGGTGCTATTCTTTCAGTAGATAACAGTGGAGAATTGCAGATAGACACGAAGGTAATAACCTCTCTCTGGACGGTATAATAAACACATCAGTTGGACTGCATGAATACCAACTGGAATATTTTTGGCCTATTCAGTAAGTTGAACCTTGTTCAGTTTTAAGCCAGTAGGACGGGGTTATAGTTTCTAAATCATAATGTCAGCTTTCACGGTTTAGTTAAGAATATCTAGCTGGGTCCATGTGTTGTCGGAGTTGCATTAATGCTATACTAGTTCACAGCCCCAAATGAAGATGTCTTATTTCAATTttgcaaatttggattttgtcTTGTCATCTAAGTGTGTAGGGATGAAATTGAGTGCATATAATACtaattaagtactccctccgttccataattcttgtctcaaatttgcccaaaaatggatgtatctagtcctaaaaagtgtctagatacatgtaatatttcgtaaagaattatggaacggagggagtactttgcaGTGTGTTGCTGAAATGTGCTATAACCCTGTCTGTATATGCTTTTCTTTACTCTTTTAAAGATCTCAATAGGTGAAGGTATGTCACCCTTAGACCGTACGGCCATTTGATTAGACCAAAGCATTGAGATGTGAGTGGGTAATGGATTGTACAAagaatgatactccctccgatccatagtaAGTGTCGAAGATTTAGTATTTAGTTTGTACAACTTtctactaaatccaagacacttattatggatcagaggaagtagtAGAACATTCTTTTAATTAtctattgcattttttttcctttagtCCGTACTCCGTAGCAATGCGCAGGTGATGTGCTAGTAGGTAGTAACAAATGAATTTGTCTGTGCTGTCTCATCAATTGGGTTTGTTCTAATCTGGTTGGTTTGTTCTAATCTGGTTCATTCCGCATTACGTTACATCTCATTGCAGGCTTCTTCGACTACGCTTTACATGCCAGAGCCAGAGAATGCCGTTGCGCATGGTGATGCATCACTTGCAGTTGGTGACTTCTTTGCACGGACATAGTAGAATGTGCAACTGCGGGTATCTATTCATCGGCGTGTTGGTGCAAATGGATGTATTGCATACCTTCAGATGCAAATATGCTGTTATGTGCAACGGGATGTTGAAATGGATCAGCTCACCGCACGGTAAGAGCGGTCAgctatttcaaaaaaaaaaaaaaaaaagggatcaGCTCAAGAATGCTTCTCGGGCTAGGAGGTTGGGAACAAGGATAGAGTGATGCTCAAGTGGATTTGATGTAGTGATGGCTGCAGTTGCATTCCAGTGAGCCGTCACAAACGCAAATTGTGAGCGTTAGCCAACACGACTTCGTTGCCTGCCAAGGCCCCTCTCGTATGGGAAATGTTACAGAAGCAGCAGCCAGTAAAAGTTTTAGAGTGACTACAAATACATGTGTCTGTATCAAGCAATTTATACATAAATACAAAGACGGGAAAAGTTTACAAGTTTATCAGGAACACAGCTGACCGTCTAAATTTATGAAAACATTTCGCCCACGGAGGAATAAAAGCTGATGAAATTTGGTAGTACATATTCTAATCAGTAAATTCTGCTATGGCTATTGGGTTTTTTAGGGAAGATTTTTGTAAGTTGTTTGTTGCGTTCGCTGCATTGTCGGCGTGTGGGGTAGAATTAGGCGACGAGGACCAAAATTCAAAACGGCACCCGTACTAGCAATTCTATACTGTACCAGTGAATTGAAAGATCCCAACCTTACTGGAGGTGGTTGGTAACCACCGGCCTAATGTCGGCACCCATACTAGCTCCATTTACTGCCTTTTAAGAATGTGTCATTAGCTCCTGATCTCATTGTAGTCGCCAGCAATATTGTATCCACTGCTCTTCTTTCAGTTTCCAGTTAGGAATGGGAATTAGGCTCACCGACGGCATCTCAAGATCCTTCCATGCTCTGTCCCTTCAGCTCAGCTTTTCTTCACTTTCATGGTCGTGTATTAGTTGTTATAGATTTGAATTATTGGAAGAAAAAGCTGGACATTGATGCAGTACCAAGCAAGCTGTCCCATCCAGTACACACGCGGACACGCCTAACTAGAATGCTTCGCTTAATTTTAATTGTACTTACCCTCGATCTTCTTTCTGGGTGTGTGACCGTGACAACGCCACACCACAAGAAATTTAAGAAATACAAAATTACTGCTGCCTCCGATCCATACTAtctgtcgaaatattacatgtatttagacatctTTTGGAcagaaatattacatgtatctagacatcttTTGGACagatttgagacaattaacatggatcggagggagtaatagcaTTGCAAGTACTCGGAAGATGTTTCAAGGCAGCGAAAAGAGAACGAAATGATGTTACTTCGAAATTCGAATGCAACGAGAGGCAAATCAGGGCGTCTCCGATGTTGTTAATGCTGGGCCTTAAGCCCTACGTGGAAAGACTTGAGGTCGGTCTCATACGAGTAGAACATCATATCATAAAAGATAAGCAAAAGTCAAAGGTGTCAAGATGAAATGACTGATTGCCACACAGAAGCAGACAATCTCAAACCTGGCCCAAATGGTACTACGTAGTAGTGTTTGCTCAATTAATCCCCTCATCAGATCAGTAAAATTTGAATCTACGAAGGAAAGAGTAATGAATAATCTTGCATCCCTGCAGTACATACAAGACCATGATCTATACCTGACATTTGTATATATCGTGTGTTAAATGATTAAATCTCACAGGGAGAGAGAACATATAATGAACTGGGTGCCAATGGAGCAAAATTGTTGCAAATAATTTACAGCTCGAACTCCTCTTCCCGGAGCACCATCTCTGCAGCCtcttcctcatcgtcgtcgagAGAAAAGTAATTGCTCCTCTCGGCCGGCCTGAATGTGTAGAACATGAACATGTAGAACGCCATTGtggccacctcctcggccaaGATGCTTGCCCACCTGTATCGGTAGCTTGCAATGGTCCGGAGCGCATACACAATGATCCTAGTGAAGTACAGGTAGCCAATCACCACGGTGTAGAACTGCCGGAACAGGGCGAGCTTGGACAGGTTCCGCGCCGCCTTGCCGTCGGTCTTGGACGTCTCCCGGAGCGACCTCATGGACCAGACGACCGGGAAGAGCACGGCGCAGCAGCACGCGACGTCGATGAACATCAGGATCTGGTTCCATGTCACCCACCCCTGCATGAACGGCCCGGTCTCCCCGATCACCGCGGCGGCGATGTTCGCCATGACCTGCAGCGGGATCACCACCATGAGCACCTTCTTCTCCCGGTCCTGCAGGAAGGGCTTGAGGAACGACCACCCCGTGCCGACGAGCACGATGACCGCGAAGAGGATGACGCCCTTGACGAGCTGGaagaggtagaaggccacgtcCCAGCCGTGCGGCGTGCCCGTGACGCGGATGTAGTGCTGGTCCTCGGCGGCGGACAGACAGTAGAGCATGCGCGCGACGAGGAGCGCCGTCATGAGGTGGTGGATTTGGTTGCTGGCCGAGGCGCGGTCGCGGGAGACGAGGGTGAGGTACCCCCAGGCGGCGAGGAACGCGGCGTAGCAGAAGGCGAAGAAGCCGTAGATGGCTGGGAGGGGCGCCTGGCCGACGGGGAGGTAGTCCTTGGATCCGTCCGGGTTGGCGTTGTACATCTCGGTGCGGACGTTCATGGTGACGAGCGACGCCGGCGCGCAGTTGGCGAAGAAGAGGCTGTACTCGTCGGGGTGGGTGACCGGGAAGGACTTGTTGTAGTGGCCCCCTTCCATGTCGTGGAAGGTGAAGAGGGTCTTCACGTAGGGGCTGGAGAGGACGCAGCTGGAGAGGTcgggctcgtcggcgccggtCGGGTCCTCCGCGcgcttctccggcgccggccgctcccGCGACTCGTAGATGGCCTGCAGGAGGGActcgtcggcgaggaggaagaagccgatCTGCTTGGGGTCCGCCCGcgcgaaggaggaggagacggcggcgccggtgaggATGATCCGGACCGCGCCGGACTTGGAGAAGCCGAACTTCTCGAACAGGATGGactggcgggggtcctcccgGAAGGACTCCGATCTGATCTCCGCCGCCGAAGGCGGGACGATGGCTCccgcgacggcgaggagcagcagcagaaggaggctagcgccggcggccatggcgagatctgggggggggggggggggggaatgcGTGGGAGTGCGTCGGTGTGCGCTAGTGGAGCAGAGCACGGCCTTCTTATCTGGCCCACGTGCGGGTGTCGGATGCGCTTTGAGATTGGTGAGCGTCGGCTGGGGAGGTTTGACTTGGAGAGTCGTAGCAGCCGGTGTTTTTGGGGAAAGTTTCCGCTCGTTTCGCACACTTCGATCGTAGTCGTACCGACAGGACTCGGTGTGAATGGTCcgagttttgttttcttattcTCCAGCTCATTCCGTTTCGTTTTCTTTTAGGAATACTTGGCTCCTAATAGCAGCGAGGGAGGCTAATGGGCGGACGTCCGCCCAGATCAAAAGTGGCGGACGAATTTCGACAGCTCATTTTTGGCTGTcggaatttttctttttttctatttttgaaacattttatttttttcctaacttttcattttttttagttcttaATTTTAGTTTCTTTGAACTTTTACCTTCATTCgaaagtttttatttttcaacttttaattttaatgttttttattttgaacttttactttttcgaaaaagaaagaaaaaaaaggaaaaactcaCCTCCTTCAGCCCTCCCTGTGTTGGatccggcgaggaggacgcgcGAGAGCGCAAGATCTGCCGAAATCTCCACGGTTGGCAGCCGGATCCGACGCACGGTGGGCGGCAACGGGCGCGAGGTGGGGGTCGGCTGCACGGAGGAGGGCGCCCTCGGCGGCGCGtggagaggaggcggcagcggtgcAACGAGCACagggggaaggggagggggaggaggaagatcgCGAGGGGGGTCGCGTGTGGGTAACcggggagggaggaagagatcGGGAGAGACCCGCTCTTAGAGTGGGTTTCGTCCGCCCGTTTCGTTGCTGGCGGAGCCTCGTGTAGGAGGCTTCTTGCCAGTAGCATCCCtactaaatataagatgttttactTTTGCGTAAGTCAAACTCATGTGTCACTCCTAAAACACTAAGAAATTACTTGTCCTTATTATTTTTTGGGAACTTTGGTAATCTGGTTATTATCGAAACCAAACCGAAATCGACTGGTTATTGTCGAAACTAAAATACGGAACCATATTTACCGAAAACTACATTGACTGAACTGAATCAAACCGAAATAACTGAATGCACACCTTGAGGGCTCATTCGGTTTGCAGGATTCTTAAAAGATTTCTACAGGATTTCAACACTTAGGATTTTTTTCCTATGTGTAGCATTCGTTTCATAGGAATGAATGTGTTTCAAATTGGCctaattcctaaggattctaAGCATCAGGTGAGACCTCATTTTAACATCCTATGGATTGCAATGTGCATGGCATTCCAATCCTCCacttttcctattcctatgtTTTCAAAATCCTGCAAACCGAATGAGCCCTGAATGGATA
The Brachypodium distachyon strain Bd21 chromosome 2, Brachypodium_distachyon_v3.0, whole genome shotgun sequence genome window above contains:
- the LOC100833373 gene encoding SAC3 family protein A isoform X1 is translated as MASHGAAAAAGSDATSVEVSGMCQTNQPAYPPVPSGDHSWSSSTGAATVSWNYPVDNQSQAAVYYDPQRDVSVSGDNQNVASSVPPVVQSTMGLTSASQSHVPYSNSLQHGYNPPEYTNYYYNNYPQTTNTSAQQGGANQHSGAAYQPLTSFQNSGSYVDPTSNTYYNDGGHQTAPGYGTNNYYYQHDTWNHGSSENNYAQPYQNCSSSDTSLVQSSSSVPANSFSYQQQYNQWPYYYNHSVPSSAGNPVAGSSNTDNRSVNTVSSYSYPSSEPPPPGTTSWKSNSGPSVAPPVQAPGVLEPQNQYVKPAQEISGFQYQYGYHAPGAPLSQNYYANQAVYPQNTMNVNHVPVNNHGDQHKSPNLQGSLTTDTSSENKVQVPVNPRIAPGFSMVIPKSEKKILGADLAKKPAYVSVSVPENDAKAVQHVPDARSLPFSLRNYSMRNLNRCKDEAQKVACQSIIQEITNKAISDGTLLTKNWDTEPLFPLPENLLTTPETSSANNSSPLSTSTPRRRLKSRWEPVLEGNVTDKVEPVAKALMNGSTQSVFVTSNNMVNNWDAGKFLQSRHTPLNKITKRPTKKQKIGSYSSPMQNGNTSSDSDKEQGLTKYYTNATALANSPEEKKRREHRSKRFEKGKDSSSKSRSSAANKDSMAHVRARRAISALVTSNYEDGGSLAVEDMDWDALTVKGTCQEIEKRYLRLTSAPDPSTVRPEHVLEKALSMVDTSLKNYLYKCDQLKSIRQDLTVQRIQNELTVKVYETHARLALQAGDLPEFNQCQSQLKRLYREGNKGCYFEFSAYNLLCVMLHSNNKRDLLSSMASLSKEAKQDGAVKHALAVHSALSSGNYVIFFKLYKQAPNLNSCLMELYVERMRFEAIKCMSRSYRPTVPVVYVAQILGFLRIDTDGSVLNGDDRSDECEIWLKAHGAILSVDNSGELQIDTKASSTTLYMPEPENAVAHGDASLAVGDFFART
- the LOC100833373 gene encoding SAC3 family protein A isoform X3; translated protein: MASHGAAAAAGSDATSVEVSGMCQTNQPAYPPVPSGDHSWSSSTGAATVSWNYPVDNQSQAAVYYDPQRDVSVSGDNQNVASSVPPVVQSTMGLTSASQSHVPYSNSLQHGYNPPEYTNYYYNNYPQTTNTSAQQGGANQHSGAAYQPLTSFQNSGSYVDPTSNTYYNDGGHQTAPGYGTNNYYYQHDTWNHGSSENNYAQPYQNCSSSDTSLVQSSSSVPANSFSYQQQYNQWPYYYNHSVPSSAGNPVAGSSNTDNRSVNTVSSYSYPSSEPPPPGTTSWKSNSGPSVAPPVQAPGVLEPQNQYVKPAQEISGFQYQYGYHAPGAPLSQNYYANQAVYPQNTMNVNHVPVNNHGDQHKSGSLTTDTSSENKVQVPVNPRIAPGFSMVIPKSEKKILGADLAKKPAYVSVSVPENDAKAVQHVPDARSLPFSLRNYSMRNLNRCKDEAQKVACQSIIQEITNKAISDGTLLTKNWDTEPLFPLPENLLTTPETSSANNSSPLSTSTPRRRLKSRWEPVLEGNVTDKVEPVAKALMNGSTQSVFVTSNNMVNNWDAGKFLQSRHTPLNKITKRPTKKQKIGSYSSPMQNGNTSSDSDKEQGLTKYYTNATALANSPEEKKRREHRSKRFEKGKDSSSKSRSSAANKDSMAHVRARRAISALVTSNYEDGGSLAVEDMDWDALTVKGTCQEIEKRYLRLTSAPDPSTVRPEHVLEKALSMVDTSLKNYLYKCDQLKSIRQDLTVQRIQNELTVKVYETHARLALQAGDLPEFNQCQSQLKRLYREGNKGCYFEFSAYNLLCVMLHSNNKRDLLSSMASLSKEAKQDGAVKHALAVHSALSSGNYVIFFKLYKQAPNLNSCLMELYVERMRFEAIKCMSRSYRPTVPVVYVAQILGFLRIDTDGSVLNGDDRSDECEIWLKAHGAILSVDNSGELQIDTKASSTTLYMPEPENAVAHGDASLAVGDFFART
- the LOC100833373 gene encoding SAC3 family protein A isoform X4 produces the protein MNVNHVPVNNHGDQHKSPNLQGSLTTDTSSENKVQVPVNPRIAPGFSMVIPKSEKKILGADLAKKPAYVSVSVPENDAKAVQHVPDARSLPFSLRNYSMRNLNRCKDEAQKVACQSIIQEITNKAISDGTLLTKNWDTEPLFPLPENLLTTPETSSANNSSPLSTSTPRRRLKSRWEPVLEGNVTDKVEPVAKALMNGSTQSVFVTSNNMVNNWDAGKFLQSRHTPLNKITKRPTKKQKIGSYSSPMQNGNTSSDSDKEQGLTKYYTNATALANSPEEKKRREHRSKRFEKGKDSSSKSRSSAANKDSMAHVRARRAISALVTSNYEDGGSLAVEDMDWDALTVKGTCQEIEKRYLRLTSAPDPSTVRPEHVLEKALSMVDTSLKNYLYKCDQLKSIRQDLTVQRIQNELTVKVYETHARLALQAGDLPEFNQCQSQLKRLYREGNKGCYFEFSAYNLLCVMLHSNNKRDLLSSMASLSKEAKQDGAVKHALAVHSALSSGNYVIFFKLYKQAPNLNSCLMELYVERMRFEAIKCMSRSYRPTVPVVYVAQILGFLRIDTDGSVLNGDDRSDECEIWLKAHGAILSVDNSGELQIDTKASSTTLYMPEPENAVAHGDASLAVGDFFART
- the LOC100833373 gene encoding SAC3 family protein A isoform X2 yields the protein MASHGAAAAAGSDATSVEVSGMCQTNQPAYPPVPSGDHSWSSSTGAATVSWNYPVDNQSQAAVYYDPQRDVSVSGDNQNVASSVPPVVQSTMGLTSASQSHVPYSNSLQHGYNPPEYTNYYYNNYPQTTNTSAQQGGANQHSGAAYQPLTSFQNSGSYVDPTSNTYYNDGGHQTAPGYGTNNYYYQHDTWNHGSSENNYAQPYQNCSSSDTSLVQSSSSVPANSFSYQQQYNQWPYYYNHSVPSSAGNPVAGSSNTDNRSVNTVSSYSYPSSEPPPPGTTSWKSNSGPSVAPPVQAPGVLEPQNQYVKPAQEISGFQYQYGYHAPGAPLSQNYYANQAVYPQNTMNVNHVPVNNHGDQHKSPNLQGSLTTDTSSENKVQVPVNPRIAPGFSMVIPKSEKKILGADLAKKPAYVSVSVPENDAKAVQHVPDARSLPFSLRNYSMRNLNRCKDEAQKVACQSIIQEITNKAISDGTLLTKNWDTEPLFPLPENLLTTPETSANNSSPLSTSTPRRRLKSRWEPVLEGNVTDKVEPVAKALMNGSTQSVFVTSNNMVNNWDAGKFLQSRHTPLNKITKRPTKKQKIGSYSSPMQNGNTSSDSDKEQGLTKYYTNATALANSPEEKKRREHRSKRFEKGKDSSSKSRSSAANKDSMAHVRARRAISALVTSNYEDGGSLAVEDMDWDALTVKGTCQEIEKRYLRLTSAPDPSTVRPEHVLEKALSMVDTSLKNYLYKCDQLKSIRQDLTVQRIQNELTVKVYETHARLALQAGDLPEFNQCQSQLKRLYREGNKGCYFEFSAYNLLCVMLHSNNKRDLLSSMASLSKEAKQDGAVKHALAVHSALSSGNYVIFFKLYKQAPNLNSCLMELYVERMRFEAIKCMSRSYRPTVPVVYVAQILGFLRIDTDGSVLNGDDRSDECEIWLKAHGAILSVDNSGELQIDTKASSTTLYMPEPENAVAHGDASLAVGDFFART
- the LOC100834793 gene encoding protein GPR107 codes for the protein MAAGASLLLLLLLAVAGAIVPPSAAEIRSESFREDPRQSILFEKFGFSKSGAVRIILTGAAVSSSFARADPKQIGFFLLADESLLQAIYESRERPAPEKRAEDPTGADEPDLSSCVLSSPYVKTLFTFHDMEGGHYNKSFPVTHPDEYSLFFANCAPASLVTMNVRTEMYNANPDGSKDYLPVGQAPLPAIYGFFAFCYAAFLAAWGYLTLVSRDRASASNQIHHLMTALLVARMLYCLSAAEDQHYIRVTGTPHGWDVAFYLFQLVKGVILFAVIVLVGTGWSFLKPFLQDREKKVLMVVIPLQVMANIAAAVIGETGPFMQGWVTWNQILMFIDVACCCAVLFPVVWSMRSLRETSKTDGKAARNLSKLALFRQFYTVVIGYLYFTRIIVYALRTIASYRYRWASILAEEVATMAFYMFMFYTFRPAERSNYFSLDDDEEEAAEMVLREEEFEL